Genomic DNA from Candidatus Neomarinimicrobiota bacterium:
GATGGAACAGGAGGAGTGATTACGGATCCCGTAATATCATCTCTTCAAACGCTCCTCGGTGATGTATTCGATGCTTTGTTTACAGGTGATGGAGAATTAGCTGGTTATACGGAGGTTGCCAATATATTGCTTAACGGAGAGACCGCGACAGCTGAAGTCCTCAGGGAACTCGCCGAGCGCTATCTTAGCGGTGAAGTCACTGCAATTCAATTTGAAATTCAATAGATATGACACCGTTAAGGAGAAAGTTATGAAAACATCTTATTATAAATATTTACTGATTCCGATTATAACACTGATTTTCAGCGTTGCCGTCTATGGACAGAGTAATACAAACATGGGAATAGCCGTTACGGCGAAACTTATGGGCAGTACTGAGCTCAAAGTCAGCGGAGGAGAGTATAAACCTGACCTCAAGCGCGGCAAACAGCTGAACGACAGAGATTGGGTCAGAACCAACAGTGACGGGTATTTAGCCCTCATGTTTCTTGATGACAAATCACTGTTAAAGCTTAGGGAAAATTCGGAGTTAGAGATCCAAGCCGTGAAATCAAGCACCGGTTTGGATAAATCTATTCTAATGAGTTTTGGGAAGGTGAAGGCGGAAATATCTCCTCAGAGCAGCGGAGAATTCACTATAACCACACCGACATCCGTAGCATCGGTGAAAGGAACGATCTTCTGGATAATTGTGACACTGGAAGGTGATCAAATTGTGGGTATCGAGGGTACGGTGATTGTAACAAACAAGGAAAGCGGGGAGACGGTGACCGTCGGAGTTGGACAAACAGCGACCTCATCCTCAGACGGAACGATAGTAGTAGCGCCGACGCCGGAAGGCGGAGTACCGGACGATCCGGGCGAAACGGACGAAGGCAATCAGATCCGGATCAGACTTGAGAATGCGGATGGTGATTCTAAAGAAATAATTATAAACTACTGATTCATACATAGATTTAATTAATATATTTTCGGGGTAGTTGTAAATTCTTCAACTACCCCGATAAACTAATTAGTTCAGGGAGATGCAATGTCCATAGGGTTAAGACGCCATGTATTAATGGTTTTAGTGATGTTATCATTTCCAACCTTATCATTCGCTCAGGGCAAGCTGCTGCACGCGCCGCCGGCGGGTGTTGTGATTGGGAAGGAGGTTGAAATTATTGCATCTGTGGATAACCCCACGATTCGGGTATTAGAAATTAATCTTTTATACAGGCAGAGAGGGTTCGAATCCTATAATGAGATCAGCATGATTGAGTCATCCGGATTATGGTCGGTAACCATACCGGCAAATGAAGTCACAGACGCGGGTGTTGAGTATCTTATTATAGCTGATTTAGAGGGGGGTGGACAAATCGCATTCCCGGAAGCCAATCCCTATGAACAACCCATATTTTTAGCCACGTTAATCGAAAAAACAGCTGAAAAAGAGGAAGCTGCCAGGGCGCAGGGAGCCGTTGAAGGAGCAAATATGATAGTGTTAAGCCCTGAGCCTAATTCAAGAACGAGGGCTAACGAAGTGTTAATCGCTGTCTCGCTATTCTACACGGAAAACCTCGATATATCATCCGTATCTATCTTCCTTAACGGAATAGACGTTACTGACAAAAGCATCCTATCCGATGAACTGATTACATATGCGCCGGATAATCTCGAACCGGGCATCAAAACGGTTATTGTCGAATCGGCTGATATTTCCGGTGAGCCGCTAAAGCCACTGCAGTGGGACTTTACCGTAGCGAGAGAGGGCGAAAGAGTAGTGAGTAAATTTAAAATAAACGGCAGGGGTTTTGTCGACACAAGAAGCGATAAGATACAGGGGAAAACGGATGACATATTGACCTCCCGTGTGTCGGTCAGGGGAAGTTATGATTTCGTTAATTTCAATGGATCAGGCTATATAACCTCGAAGGAAGATAAGCTCCTTCAGCCTAAAAACAGGTTTATGTT
This window encodes:
- a CDS encoding FecR domain-containing protein, whose product is MKTSYYKYLLIPIITLIFSVAVYGQSNTNMGIAVTAKLMGSTELKVSGGEYKPDLKRGKQLNDRDWVRTNSDGYLALMFLDDKSLLKLRENSELEIQAVKSSTGLDKSILMSFGKVKAEISPQSSGEFTITTPTSVASVKGTIFWIIVTLEGDQIVGIEGTVIVTNKESGETVTVGVGQTATSSSDGTIVVAPTPEGGVPDDPGETDEGNQIRIRLENADGDSKEIIINY